One genomic window of Channa argus isolate prfri chromosome 5, Channa argus male v1.0, whole genome shotgun sequence includes the following:
- the per3 gene encoding period circadian protein homolog 3 isoform X1, whose product MPGDESSPDGEEAALPSATRQSIEEEKVTLEQQDSAAHLEGKGSGGDMGQEDEEMTSSSHDLSSSANHSPGSATGSTSPSTKSEHADSGRGQAHKEVMFTVAEMKKRLPLDKRSRSKVSTVEALNYALNCVKQVQANSEYYKLLMRSGQDERRNATICTLEELERVTSEHTLKNTDSFVVVFSLTSGRVLYASEQAPSILCCKRKFLESAKFVELIFHQDVNVFYSHTAQPHLPPWSNSHTAGVLFDCAHVKSFFCRIRGGKDREGEMLYNPFRITPYLLKVQGTESSLEEEPCCLALAERLISGYEAPRIPMDKRIFTTTHSPGCVFLEVDDRAVPLLGYLPQDLIGTSLLTCIYPEDRPLMLSMHRKVLKYAGQPPFEHSPVRMRCQNGDYITLDTSWSSFINPWSRKVAFIIGRHKVRTSPLNEDVFAAQTKEEIPVTYEEIKDLQAKIYKLFLQPVHNNGSSGYGSLGSNGSHEHYISVASSSDSNGNLWEDTHREPMTLQQICADVNKVKRWGQHAYLDSSHKMSFLGKPATAHLLPTASNLEVTDHGESRKQSHIPSYQQINCVDNIIRYLESCTGSVLKRKSESRSLATSSSSSSTTEEDKPAGSTDIAQGSTDVLELDSELPVAPTAVVGAPLTDITMSTKAMSVVSVTSQCSYSSTIVHVPQPESEATALEDAPMGSEPADAAPAPVRPAPSPATEERRLVGLTKEVLSAHTQKEEQEYVDRFRHRILQSPYSSYLQLDDSSMAHSHQPGDYMNPLRTGGWKQSRKGKPRHKRPKPQGSSDSYASPPGPPRCVPDSSWPSSESSQPQIAAPHIQTSPLYAPFIPMMSTHSCSEQTPKPQHLPGAAPVVLQPPDQTQLNYNFNIMHPTQSLPGMQPVQMDSIQDLQNIQNFNNMQPLAPALSFNPYVGPVIALILPNYPNFTTGYPSIYSPSAPSMPQQAPITMTGLASGTGPFTQPQFQAQPSLHSQTSPGPLLCSPRASSSVGEEEEAAGPRALFSSSRSSSPLQLNLLQEELPKPSEVQSTSGHNHAESLHNKHANEGDVPSESGNHEAQSTSSELLDMLLQEDARSGTGSNASGSGSGESGGSLGSGSGSNGTSTSHTGSSNSSKYFASNDSSDTSCKARKSQETPAEHQHSFDARGENSLWTMIQHTPERVMMTYRIHTRDQNEVLAEDREKLRVLQPLQPWFSKEQREELAEVHPWIQQNTIPQEIDTQGCVSCNSGAGVTHSTCPPAPDSSSPLESPLQDSVELRDLEPK is encoded by the exons ATGCCTGGGGATGAGAGTAGCCCTGATGGGGAGGAGGCTGCATTGCCGTCAGCTACAAGACAAAGTatagaggaggagaaggtgacGTTGGAGCAGCAGGACAGTGCGGCGCACTTGGAAGGCAAAGGTTCTGGAGGTGACATGGggcaggaagatgaagagatgACTAGCAGTTCACATGACCTCTCAtcctcagccaatcacagcccTGGGAGCGCCACTGGATCCACCTCCCCTTCAACCAAGAG TGAGCATGCAGATAGTGGCAGAGGTCAAGCCCACAAAGAAGTGATGTTCACAGTGGCTGAGATGAAGAAGAGACTTCCATTGGATAAACGCAGCCGCAGCAAAGTCAGCACTGTGGAGGCCTTAAATTATGCACTAAACTGTGTAAAACAAGTACAAG CCAATAGTGAATACTACAAGCTGCTGATGCGAAGTGGCCAGGATGAGAGGCGAAATGCCACTATTTGCACCTTGGAAGAGTTGGAGAGAGTCACCTCTGAACACACCCTTAAAAACACG GACTCCTTCGTTGTGGTTTTCTCCCTGACGAGTGGCCGCGTGCTGTACGCATCAGAGCAGGCTCCCAGCATTCTTTGCTGCAAGAGAAAGTTCCTGGAGTCAGCTAAGTTTGTGGAGCTGATCTTCCACCAAGATGTTAATGTCTTCTACTCGCACACAGCACAGCCGCACCTCCCACCTTGGAGCAACTCGCACACAG cagGGGTTCTGTTTGACTGTGCCCATGTCAAGTCTTTCTTCTGCAGAATCAG ggGTGGGAAGGATCGTGAGGGAGAGATGCTTTATAATCCCTTCCGGATAACACCATACCTGCTTAAGGTGCAGGGAACAGAAAGTAGTCTGGAGGAGGAGCCATGCTGCCTGGCACTGGCTGAACGCTTAATATCTGGATATGAAG CACCAAGGATCCCTATGGACAAGCGCATCTTTACCACTACACACTCTCCAGGTTGTGTGTTCCTAGAAGTGGACGACAG GGCTGTACCGCTGCTAGGATACCTTCCTCAAGATCTAATTGGCACATCGTTACTGACTTGCATTTACCCAGAGGACCGACCCCTCATGTTGTCTATGCACCGGAAAG TGTTGAAGTATGCGGGTCAGCCTCCATTTGAACACTCTCCAGTGCGTATGCGTTGTCAGAATGGAGACTACATAACCTTGGACACCAGCTGGTCTAGCTTCATCAACCCGTGGAGTCGCAAGGTGGCTTTTATCATTGGGCGGCATAAAGTCAGAAC GAGTCCACTGAATGAGGACGTGTTTGCTGCTCAGACTAAGGAGGAAATTCCAGTCACTTACGAGGAAATAAAAGATCTACAAGCAAAAATCTATAAGCTTTTCCTACAG CCGGTCCACAACAATGGTTCCAGTGGTTATGGTAGTTTGGGTAGTAATGGTTCCCATGAGCATTACATCAGTGTAGCATCTTCAAGTGACAGCAATGGTAATCTGTGGGAAGACACACACCGTGAACCA aTGACCTTGCAGCAGATCTGTGCTGATGTAAACAAAGTAAAGAGATGGGGACAGCACGCTTACCTGGATTCCAGCcacaaaatgtcttttcttgGCAAACCTGCCACAG CACATCTGCTTCCCACAGCCTCTAACCTTGAGGTCACAGATCATGGAGAAAGCAGGAAGCAATCACACATTCCTTCCTATCAGCAGATCAACTGTGTTGACAACATCATCAG ATATTTGGAGAGCTGTACAGGTTCAGTTTTGAAGCGGAAGAGTGAGTCTCGTTCCTTGGCtacttcttcttcctcatcctctaCCACAGAAGAAGACAAGCCTGCTGGATCCACTGACATAGCTCAGGGCAGCACAGATG TGTTGGAGTTGGACAGTGAGTTGCCGGTTGCCCCCACAGCTGTAGTTGGAGCACCTCTGACAGACATAACAATGTCCACTAAGGCAATGAGCGTGGTCTCAGTCACCAGTCAGTGTTCATACAGCAGCACCATTGTGCATGTGCCACAGCCTGAGTCGG AAGCCACTGCACTGGAGGATGCACCTATGGGCAGTGAGCCTGCTGATGCTGCCCCAGCCCCTGTGCGGCCTGCTCCAAGCCCTGCCACAGAAGAACGAAGGCTTGTAGGTCTCACCAAGGAGGTGCTGTCAGCTCACACGCAGAAGGAAGAGCAGGAATATGTGGATCGCTTCCGCCATCGCATCCTCCAGAGCCCCTACAGCTCCTATCTCCAGTTGGATGACAGTTCCATGGCTCACTCCCACCAGCCAG GCGACTACATGAATCCTTTGAGGACTGGTGGATGGAAACAATCTCGGAAAGGAAAGCCGAGACACAAACGCCCAAAACCTCAGGGTTCTTCAGACAGCTATGCCTCCCCTCCTGGCCCCCCTCGCTGTGTCCCTGACTCTTCCTGGCCATCTTCCGAATCCTCCCAGCCCCAGATTGCAGCACCCCATATTCAAACATCCCCACTTTATGCACCATTTATTCCCATGATGTCAACTCACTCTTGCTCAGAGCAAACACCCAAACCACAACATCTGCCTGGAGCAGCTCCAGTAGTGCTGCAGCCTCCTGATCAAACCCAGTTGAACTACAATTTTAACATCATGCATCCTACTCAGAGCCTGCCAGGTATGCAACCAGTCCAGATGGATTCCATTCAGGACCTGCAAAATATCCAGAACTTTAACAACATGCAACCCTTGGCTCCAGCTCTCAGCTTCAATCCTTATGTGGGTCCAGTCATAGCTCTTATACTGCCCAACTACCCAAATTTCACTACAGGTTACCCGTCCATTTACTCCCCTTCTGCTCCATCCATGCCGCAACAGGCACCCATCACCATGACAGGTTTGGCTTCTGGTACTGGTCCCTTCACGCAACCCCAGTTTCAAGCCCAGCCTAGCTTGCACTCTCAAACCTCCCCAGGCCCTCTGCTTTGCTCACCTAGAGCCAGCTCCTCTGTTGGcgaagaggaggaggcagcTGGTCCTCGTGCTTTATTCTCTAGCTCTCGCTCAAGTTCTCCACTTCAGCTAAACTTGCTGCAGGAGGAACTGCCCAAGCCAAGTGAAGTGCAGAGCACCAGTGGCCACAACCATGCAGAGAGCCTCCACAATAAACATGCCAATGAA GGTGACGTCCCCAGTGAGTCAGGGAACCATGAAGCTCAGTCTACATCCAGTGAACTGCTTGACATGCTGCTGCAAGAGGATGCCAGGTCCGGGACTGGCTCCAATGCCTCTGGGTCTGGGTCAGGGGAGTCTGGCGGCTCCCTTGGATCTGGATCTGGCTCCAATGGAACCTCTACTTCTCATACTG gcagcagcaacagcagcaaataCTTTGCCAGCAATGATTCTTCAGACACATCATGTAAAGCCCGAAAGAGCCAAGAGACACCAGCAGAGCACCAGCACAGCTTTGACGCTCGGGGGGAGAACTCACTGTGGACTATGATTCAGCACACGCCTGAGCGTGTGATGATGACGTATCGAATCCACACCAG GGACCAGAATGAAGTGTTAGCAGAGGACAGGGAAAAGCTTCGGGTTCTCCAGCCTCTCCAGCCATGGTTCAGCaaggagcagagagaggagctagCCGAAGTCCACCCCTGGATCCAACAGAACACTATCCCACAGGAAATAGACACACAG GGTTGTGTGAGCTGCAACTCCGGTGCAGGTGTCACCCACTCGACTTGCCCTCCTGCACCAGATAGCTCGTCCCCTCTGGAGAGTCCTCTGCAAGACTCAGTCGAATTGAGAGATCTGgaacccaaataa